The Xiphophorus hellerii strain 12219 chromosome 5, Xiphophorus_hellerii-4.1, whole genome shotgun sequence genome window below encodes:
- the zfp91 gene encoding E3 ubiquitin-protein ligase ZFP91 isoform X1 — translation MEPVDNRVGDVNKDEEPKEDKAAEQTPATSMIGTQRRALRERGAGRPRSGVPSSATEVNGAAPSAQTSGRVLRDRSTRAVPAWLKDLKSDEEEDEPSPDSSVTKRRKVSSSKRRKGLDSAGQVEAGEGLIGDSLQGTDSEDPKKPASDVQAPALLPKRPPAQNDAKPPAGRAARSVAKPVCKTEPEMETPAVEEERTDREKCDNEKKEEDSEEVAEQVPDDDELPYQDDSNDFSFQPQSQSSGEEEDGLSSDEDVPFRDDLNDQSYDPRAERFLDITKPKRKVPLRHKEKKEKDKAPKKETEFSEIKVEGADNLETVQEEVKLEEEVSEDLDGPRKRGRRKKDDKTPRLPKRRKKPPVQYVRCEMEGCGTVLAHPRYLQHHIKYQHLLKKKYVCPHPSCGRLFRLQKQLLRHAKHHTDQRDYICEFCARAFKSSHNLAVHRMIHTGEKPLQCEICGFTCRQKASLNWHMKKHDADATYQFSCSICGKKFEKKDCVVAHKAKSHPEVLIAEALAANAGAFITTPASLLELPGNPIQADVAGMDGNHVGQDSHTDQLGQDGQHVTQQVSPQVVLLGQDPSLHTMQVPVTIALTPIDPPSPADNHQQAHLQLQMPVQFVQQPQIQQLTLHSGSMVTQHQPQLQPMPPYAPHQQSQAQILQMTFQPVSQSQTHVQQIPILAASPQLQTMNTAAPSPPLLSTSQPQTQDPSSANRNTFILDNPVLSSSSPQCGSLQQTEAVGESGVVWEQTGQGDVQPEDDEIHVQQVII, via the exons ATGGAACCAGTCGACAACAGAGTCGGGGATGTAAATAAAGACGAGGAACCGAAGGAGGACAAGGCCGCGGAGCAGACCCCGGCCACCAGTATGATCGGTACGCAGCGGAGGGCACTCAGAGAGCGGGGAGCGGGCCGACCTAGGTCCGGCGTCCCCTCTTCTGCCACGGAGGTTAACGGTGCTGCGCCGAGCGCGCAGACCTCCGGACGGGTTCTAAGGGACAGGTCAACCAGGGCAGTACCGGCCTGGCTGAAGGACTTGAAAAGCGACGAGGAGGAGGACGAACCGAGCCCGGACAGCAGTGTGACCAAGCGGCGGAAAGTTTCCAGCTCCAAGAGGAGGAAAGGGCTAGATTCAGCGGGTCAGGTGGAAGCTGGAGAGGGGCTCATAGGAGACAGCCTTCAAGGCACAGA TTCAGAAGACCCAAAGAAACCTGCCTCAGATGTTCAAG CTCCAGCTCTTCTTCCCAAACGGCCCCCAGCCCAGAATGATGCCAAGCCCCCGGCTGGCAGGGCTGCCCGAAGCGTTGCCAAGCCTGTGTGCAAGACCGAACCTGAAATGGAGACTCCAGCTG TGGAAGAAGAGCGTACCGATAGAGAAAAGTGTGACAA tgaaaaaaaagaagaggacaGCGAGGAGGTCGCAGAGCAAGTCCCGGATGACGACGAGCTTCCTTATCAGGATGATTCGAATGATTTCAGCTTCCAGCCTCAGAGTCAGAG cagtGGTGAAGAGGAGGACGGCCTCAGCAGTGATGAAGACGTTCCCTTTAGAGACGACTTAAACGATCAAAGCTACGACCCGAGGGCTGAAAGATTTCT gGATATTACTAAACCAAAGCGCAAAGTTCCTCTGAGACacaaggaaaagaaagagaaggatAAAGCACCTAAAAAGGAAACAGAGTTTTCAGAGATAAAAGTAGAGGGTGCAGATAACCTGGAGACAGTGCAGGAGGAAGTAAAGCTGGAGGAGGAAGTATCTGAGGATCTCGATGGACCCAGGAA GAGAGGCCGCAGGAAAAAAGACGACAAAACTCCACGGCTACCAAAGAGACG GAAGAAGCCACCCGTTCAGTATGTGCGCTGTGAGATGGAGGGATGTGGGACGGTGTTGGCTCATCCTCGCTACCTCCAG CATCATATAAAGTACCAGCATTTACTGAAGAAGAAGTACGTTTGTCCCCACCCGTCTTGTGGGAGACTTTTCCGCCTTCAGAAGCAGCTGCTGCGCCATGCAAAGCACCATACAG ACCAGAGAGATTACATCTGCGAGTTCTGTGCCCGCGCCTTCAAGAGCTCCCACAATCTGGCTGTTCACCGCATGATACACACTGGAGAGAAGCCTCTACA ATGTGAGATTTGTGGCTTCACTTGCCGCCAGAAGGCGTCGCTCAACTGGCACATGAAGAAGCACGACGCAGACGCCACCTACCAGTTCTCCTGCTCCATTTGTGGTAAGAAGTTTGAGAAGAAGGACTGTGTGGTCGCCCACAAGGCCAAGAGCCATCCGGAGGTGCTAATCGCCGAGGCGCTAGCGGCCAATGCCGGCGCCTTCATCACCACCCCTGCCTCTCTGCTGGAGCTTCCAGGAAACCCCATACAAGCGGATGTGGCGGGCATGGACGGGAACCACGTCGGGCAGGACAGCCACACGGATCAGCTGGGTCAGGACGGGCAGCACGTGACGCAGCAAGTGAGCCCCCAGGTGGTTTTACTGGGGCAAGACCCGAGCCTCCACACTATGCAGGTTCCCGTGACGATCGCCCTCACCCCCATCGATCCCCCCTCTCCGGCTGACAACCATCAGCAAGCGCACCTGCAGCTCCAGATGCCCGTCCAGTTCGTGCAGCAGCCTCAGATCCAGCAGCTGACCCTCCACTCTGGCTCCATGGTGACCCAGCATCAGCCCCAGCTCCAGCCCATGCCACCCTACGCCCCCCACCAGCAGAGCCAGGCTCAGATCCTGCAGATGACCTTCCAGCCTGTCAGCCAATCGCAGACCCACGTTCAGCAGATCCCCATCTTGGCCGCCTCGCCGCAGCTTCAGACCATGAACACGGCGGCTCCGAGCCCGCCGCTGCTCTCTACCTCCCAGCCTCAGACCCAGGATCCCTCATCGGCCAATAGGAACACCTTCATTCTGGACAATCCGGTgctgtcttcctcctctccgcAGTGCGGCTCACTGCAGCAGACGGAGGCGGTCGGGGAGAGCGGCGTGGTGTGGGAGCAGACGGGACAGGGGGACGTTCAGCCTGAAGACGACGAGATACATGTGCAGCAGgtcattatataa
- the LOC116720310 gene encoding uncharacterized protein LOC116720310, which produces MNSLVGYGVSSSSDEEEEDLNSRKADFLQDDATAVKKSRNFLLESDSASSESDSEDQEPSSYSSSSHLQTLGSSAPSRPILPPPLLNSVTIKKLPAPSLNASSDSSVFTNPFKAQADQKLSALQKHVPLTMQARPSQIGGKKVCVSYRKDGRCRFGIKCKFAHDSDLQTAVIPSDSQPSVSEEAPGPVGGSQSFQQESKEKEAEQQMKKRKVGLSNSLIPPKRALKQYTMQRDRERINMS; this is translated from the exons ATGAACTCTCTGGTTGGTTATGGAGTTTCCTCCAgcagtgatgaagaggaggaagacttAAACAGCAGGAAAGCTGA cttTCTTCAAGATGATGCTACCGCTGTCAAAAAGAGCCGCAACTTCTTACTGGAGTCTGACTCGGCATCCAGTGAGTCAGACTCTGAGGATCAGGAGCcctcatcatattcatcatcaTCTCATCTTCAAACGCTGGGCTCTTCAGCACCCTCTCGGCCCATCCTGCCTCCACCCCTATTAAACTCTGTCACTATTAAAAAGCTACCTGCACCTTCTCTAAACGCCTCGTCTGACAGCAGCGTGTTCACCAACCCATTCAAAGCACAGGCCGACCAGAAGCTCAGTGCTCTACAGAAACACGTTCCGCTCACCATGCAGGCAAGACCCTCCCAGATAGGAGGCAAAAAGGTCTGCGTTTCCTACAGGAAGGACGGAAGGTGCAGGTTTGGCATCAAATGCAAGTTTGCTCACGACAGTGACCTGCAGACGGCGGTCATTCCCAGCGACTCTCAGCCATCTGTGAGTGAGGAGGCACCAGGACCGGTGGGAGGATCCCAGAGCTTTCAGCAGGAATCAAAGGAGAAAGAGGCTGAGCAGCagatgaagaagaggaaagtTGGACTGAGTAACTCTTTGATTCCCCCTAAAAGAGCACTGAAGCAATATACTatgcagagagacagagagcggATTAATATGTCCTGA
- the zfp91 gene encoding E3 ubiquitin-protein ligase ZFP91 isoform X2: MEPVDNRVGDVNKDEEPKEDKAAEQTPATSMIGTQRRALRERGAGRPRSGVPSSATEVNGAAPSAQTSGRVLRDRSTRAVPAWLKDLKSDEEEDEPSPDSSVTKRRKVSSSKRRKGLDSAGQVEAGEGLIGDSLQGTDSEDPKKPASDVQAPALLPKRPPAQNDAKPPAGRAARSVAKPVCKTEPEMETPAVEEERTDREKCDNEKKEEDSEEVAEQVPDDDELPYQDDSNDFSFQPQSQSGEEEDGLSSDEDVPFRDDLNDQSYDPRAERFLDITKPKRKVPLRHKEKKEKDKAPKKETEFSEIKVEGADNLETVQEEVKLEEEVSEDLDGPRKRGRRKKDDKTPRLPKRRKKPPVQYVRCEMEGCGTVLAHPRYLQHHIKYQHLLKKKYVCPHPSCGRLFRLQKQLLRHAKHHTDQRDYICEFCARAFKSSHNLAVHRMIHTGEKPLQCEICGFTCRQKASLNWHMKKHDADATYQFSCSICGKKFEKKDCVVAHKAKSHPEVLIAEALAANAGAFITTPASLLELPGNPIQADVAGMDGNHVGQDSHTDQLGQDGQHVTQQVSPQVVLLGQDPSLHTMQVPVTIALTPIDPPSPADNHQQAHLQLQMPVQFVQQPQIQQLTLHSGSMVTQHQPQLQPMPPYAPHQQSQAQILQMTFQPVSQSQTHVQQIPILAASPQLQTMNTAAPSPPLLSTSQPQTQDPSSANRNTFILDNPVLSSSSPQCGSLQQTEAVGESGVVWEQTGQGDVQPEDDEIHVQQVII, translated from the exons ATGGAACCAGTCGACAACAGAGTCGGGGATGTAAATAAAGACGAGGAACCGAAGGAGGACAAGGCCGCGGAGCAGACCCCGGCCACCAGTATGATCGGTACGCAGCGGAGGGCACTCAGAGAGCGGGGAGCGGGCCGACCTAGGTCCGGCGTCCCCTCTTCTGCCACGGAGGTTAACGGTGCTGCGCCGAGCGCGCAGACCTCCGGACGGGTTCTAAGGGACAGGTCAACCAGGGCAGTACCGGCCTGGCTGAAGGACTTGAAAAGCGACGAGGAGGAGGACGAACCGAGCCCGGACAGCAGTGTGACCAAGCGGCGGAAAGTTTCCAGCTCCAAGAGGAGGAAAGGGCTAGATTCAGCGGGTCAGGTGGAAGCTGGAGAGGGGCTCATAGGAGACAGCCTTCAAGGCACAGA TTCAGAAGACCCAAAGAAACCTGCCTCAGATGTTCAAG CTCCAGCTCTTCTTCCCAAACGGCCCCCAGCCCAGAATGATGCCAAGCCCCCGGCTGGCAGGGCTGCCCGAAGCGTTGCCAAGCCTGTGTGCAAGACCGAACCTGAAATGGAGACTCCAGCTG TGGAAGAAGAGCGTACCGATAGAGAAAAGTGTGACAA tgaaaaaaaagaagaggacaGCGAGGAGGTCGCAGAGCAAGTCCCGGATGACGACGAGCTTCCTTATCAGGATGATTCGAATGATTTCAGCTTCCAGCCTCAGAGTCAGAG tGGTGAAGAGGAGGACGGCCTCAGCAGTGATGAAGACGTTCCCTTTAGAGACGACTTAAACGATCAAAGCTACGACCCGAGGGCTGAAAGATTTCT gGATATTACTAAACCAAAGCGCAAAGTTCCTCTGAGACacaaggaaaagaaagagaaggatAAAGCACCTAAAAAGGAAACAGAGTTTTCAGAGATAAAAGTAGAGGGTGCAGATAACCTGGAGACAGTGCAGGAGGAAGTAAAGCTGGAGGAGGAAGTATCTGAGGATCTCGATGGACCCAGGAA GAGAGGCCGCAGGAAAAAAGACGACAAAACTCCACGGCTACCAAAGAGACG GAAGAAGCCACCCGTTCAGTATGTGCGCTGTGAGATGGAGGGATGTGGGACGGTGTTGGCTCATCCTCGCTACCTCCAG CATCATATAAAGTACCAGCATTTACTGAAGAAGAAGTACGTTTGTCCCCACCCGTCTTGTGGGAGACTTTTCCGCCTTCAGAAGCAGCTGCTGCGCCATGCAAAGCACCATACAG ACCAGAGAGATTACATCTGCGAGTTCTGTGCCCGCGCCTTCAAGAGCTCCCACAATCTGGCTGTTCACCGCATGATACACACTGGAGAGAAGCCTCTACA ATGTGAGATTTGTGGCTTCACTTGCCGCCAGAAGGCGTCGCTCAACTGGCACATGAAGAAGCACGACGCAGACGCCACCTACCAGTTCTCCTGCTCCATTTGTGGTAAGAAGTTTGAGAAGAAGGACTGTGTGGTCGCCCACAAGGCCAAGAGCCATCCGGAGGTGCTAATCGCCGAGGCGCTAGCGGCCAATGCCGGCGCCTTCATCACCACCCCTGCCTCTCTGCTGGAGCTTCCAGGAAACCCCATACAAGCGGATGTGGCGGGCATGGACGGGAACCACGTCGGGCAGGACAGCCACACGGATCAGCTGGGTCAGGACGGGCAGCACGTGACGCAGCAAGTGAGCCCCCAGGTGGTTTTACTGGGGCAAGACCCGAGCCTCCACACTATGCAGGTTCCCGTGACGATCGCCCTCACCCCCATCGATCCCCCCTCTCCGGCTGACAACCATCAGCAAGCGCACCTGCAGCTCCAGATGCCCGTCCAGTTCGTGCAGCAGCCTCAGATCCAGCAGCTGACCCTCCACTCTGGCTCCATGGTGACCCAGCATCAGCCCCAGCTCCAGCCCATGCCACCCTACGCCCCCCACCAGCAGAGCCAGGCTCAGATCCTGCAGATGACCTTCCAGCCTGTCAGCCAATCGCAGACCCACGTTCAGCAGATCCCCATCTTGGCCGCCTCGCCGCAGCTTCAGACCATGAACACGGCGGCTCCGAGCCCGCCGCTGCTCTCTACCTCCCAGCCTCAGACCCAGGATCCCTCATCGGCCAATAGGAACACCTTCATTCTGGACAATCCGGTgctgtcttcctcctctccgcAGTGCGGCTCACTGCAGCAGACGGAGGCGGTCGGGGAGAGCGGCGTGGTGTGGGAGCAGACGGGACAGGGGGACGTTCAGCCTGAAGACGACGAGATACATGTGCAGCAGgtcattatataa
- the zfp91 gene encoding E3 ubiquitin-protein ligase ZFP91 isoform X3 codes for MEPVDNRVGDVNKDEEPKEDKAAEQTPATSMIGTQRRALRERGAGRPRSGVPSSATEVNGAAPSAQTSGRVLRDRSTRAVPAWLKDLKSDEEEDEPSPDSSVTKRRKVSSSKRRKGLDSAGQVEAGEGLIGDSLQGTDSEDPKKPASDVQALLPKRPPAQNDAKPPAGRAARSVAKPVCKTEPEMETPAVEEERTDREKCDNEKKEEDSEEVAEQVPDDDELPYQDDSNDFSFQPQSQSSGEEEDGLSSDEDVPFRDDLNDQSYDPRAERFLDITKPKRKVPLRHKEKKEKDKAPKKETEFSEIKVEGADNLETVQEEVKLEEEVSEDLDGPRKRGRRKKDDKTPRLPKRRKKPPVQYVRCEMEGCGTVLAHPRYLQHHIKYQHLLKKKYVCPHPSCGRLFRLQKQLLRHAKHHTDQRDYICEFCARAFKSSHNLAVHRMIHTGEKPLQCEICGFTCRQKASLNWHMKKHDADATYQFSCSICGKKFEKKDCVVAHKAKSHPEVLIAEALAANAGAFITTPASLLELPGNPIQADVAGMDGNHVGQDSHTDQLGQDGQHVTQQVSPQVVLLGQDPSLHTMQVPVTIALTPIDPPSPADNHQQAHLQLQMPVQFVQQPQIQQLTLHSGSMVTQHQPQLQPMPPYAPHQQSQAQILQMTFQPVSQSQTHVQQIPILAASPQLQTMNTAAPSPPLLSTSQPQTQDPSSANRNTFILDNPVLSSSSPQCGSLQQTEAVGESGVVWEQTGQGDVQPEDDEIHVQQVII; via the exons ATGGAACCAGTCGACAACAGAGTCGGGGATGTAAATAAAGACGAGGAACCGAAGGAGGACAAGGCCGCGGAGCAGACCCCGGCCACCAGTATGATCGGTACGCAGCGGAGGGCACTCAGAGAGCGGGGAGCGGGCCGACCTAGGTCCGGCGTCCCCTCTTCTGCCACGGAGGTTAACGGTGCTGCGCCGAGCGCGCAGACCTCCGGACGGGTTCTAAGGGACAGGTCAACCAGGGCAGTACCGGCCTGGCTGAAGGACTTGAAAAGCGACGAGGAGGAGGACGAACCGAGCCCGGACAGCAGTGTGACCAAGCGGCGGAAAGTTTCCAGCTCCAAGAGGAGGAAAGGGCTAGATTCAGCGGGTCAGGTGGAAGCTGGAGAGGGGCTCATAGGAGACAGCCTTCAAGGCACAGA TTCAGAAGACCCAAAGAAACCTGCCTCAGATGTTCAAG CTCTTCTTCCCAAACGGCCCCCAGCCCAGAATGATGCCAAGCCCCCGGCTGGCAGGGCTGCCCGAAGCGTTGCCAAGCCTGTGTGCAAGACCGAACCTGAAATGGAGACTCCAGCTG TGGAAGAAGAGCGTACCGATAGAGAAAAGTGTGACAA tgaaaaaaaagaagaggacaGCGAGGAGGTCGCAGAGCAAGTCCCGGATGACGACGAGCTTCCTTATCAGGATGATTCGAATGATTTCAGCTTCCAGCCTCAGAGTCAGAG cagtGGTGAAGAGGAGGACGGCCTCAGCAGTGATGAAGACGTTCCCTTTAGAGACGACTTAAACGATCAAAGCTACGACCCGAGGGCTGAAAGATTTCT gGATATTACTAAACCAAAGCGCAAAGTTCCTCTGAGACacaaggaaaagaaagagaaggatAAAGCACCTAAAAAGGAAACAGAGTTTTCAGAGATAAAAGTAGAGGGTGCAGATAACCTGGAGACAGTGCAGGAGGAAGTAAAGCTGGAGGAGGAAGTATCTGAGGATCTCGATGGACCCAGGAA GAGAGGCCGCAGGAAAAAAGACGACAAAACTCCACGGCTACCAAAGAGACG GAAGAAGCCACCCGTTCAGTATGTGCGCTGTGAGATGGAGGGATGTGGGACGGTGTTGGCTCATCCTCGCTACCTCCAG CATCATATAAAGTACCAGCATTTACTGAAGAAGAAGTACGTTTGTCCCCACCCGTCTTGTGGGAGACTTTTCCGCCTTCAGAAGCAGCTGCTGCGCCATGCAAAGCACCATACAG ACCAGAGAGATTACATCTGCGAGTTCTGTGCCCGCGCCTTCAAGAGCTCCCACAATCTGGCTGTTCACCGCATGATACACACTGGAGAGAAGCCTCTACA ATGTGAGATTTGTGGCTTCACTTGCCGCCAGAAGGCGTCGCTCAACTGGCACATGAAGAAGCACGACGCAGACGCCACCTACCAGTTCTCCTGCTCCATTTGTGGTAAGAAGTTTGAGAAGAAGGACTGTGTGGTCGCCCACAAGGCCAAGAGCCATCCGGAGGTGCTAATCGCCGAGGCGCTAGCGGCCAATGCCGGCGCCTTCATCACCACCCCTGCCTCTCTGCTGGAGCTTCCAGGAAACCCCATACAAGCGGATGTGGCGGGCATGGACGGGAACCACGTCGGGCAGGACAGCCACACGGATCAGCTGGGTCAGGACGGGCAGCACGTGACGCAGCAAGTGAGCCCCCAGGTGGTTTTACTGGGGCAAGACCCGAGCCTCCACACTATGCAGGTTCCCGTGACGATCGCCCTCACCCCCATCGATCCCCCCTCTCCGGCTGACAACCATCAGCAAGCGCACCTGCAGCTCCAGATGCCCGTCCAGTTCGTGCAGCAGCCTCAGATCCAGCAGCTGACCCTCCACTCTGGCTCCATGGTGACCCAGCATCAGCCCCAGCTCCAGCCCATGCCACCCTACGCCCCCCACCAGCAGAGCCAGGCTCAGATCCTGCAGATGACCTTCCAGCCTGTCAGCCAATCGCAGACCCACGTTCAGCAGATCCCCATCTTGGCCGCCTCGCCGCAGCTTCAGACCATGAACACGGCGGCTCCGAGCCCGCCGCTGCTCTCTACCTCCCAGCCTCAGACCCAGGATCCCTCATCGGCCAATAGGAACACCTTCATTCTGGACAATCCGGTgctgtcttcctcctctccgcAGTGCGGCTCACTGCAGCAGACGGAGGCGGTCGGGGAGAGCGGCGTGGTGTGGGAGCAGACGGGACAGGGGGACGTTCAGCCTGAAGACGACGAGATACATGTGCAGCAGgtcattatataa